Proteins from a genomic interval of Fuerstiella sp.:
- a CDS encoding DUF3299 domain-containing protein, translating to MRPPSGIRCYLFSLVLSVLTAGCSGSESGDFVRFENLDPGTITVEPEQKVEPEQKVEPQATLSNHPDIDVSVADEVDTTDVVSGPAPAAEAEKVVERSATSDRDDTGESDSAAPSVADSGNANTIRLLIPYRQFRKEGTALRVTFDDIDLLKILNMDPVTVDAPDHFPEWLSQLNGASVRIRGYMRPGYETEDITEFLFVRDNGECCYGPLPKIYDMIAVVLEDGASTDLIEGTPFDVEGTLRIEPHADEVDLYALFFIDDGVITE from the coding sequence GTGAGACCTCCTTCCGGAATCAGATGTTATTTATTCAGTCTGGTTCTGAGTGTACTAACCGCGGGATGCAGTGGTTCTGAGTCCGGAGACTTCGTCAGGTTCGAAAATCTGGACCCCGGAACGATAACTGTTGAACCGGAGCAAAAGGTTGAACCGGAGCAAAAGGTTGAACCCCAGGCGACGCTCAGTAACCATCCGGACATCGATGTGTCTGTCGCTGACGAGGTTGATACGACTGATGTCGTGTCGGGTCCTGCGCCCGCTGCAGAAGCAGAAAAAGTCGTTGAACGTTCCGCTACGAGCGACAGGGATGATACCGGCGAAAGTGATTCGGCTGCTCCGTCAGTTGCTGATTCCGGAAATGCGAATACCATCAGACTTTTGATCCCTTATCGACAGTTTCGCAAAGAAGGCACGGCACTTCGAGTTACTTTCGACGACATTGATCTGCTCAAAATTCTGAACATGGATCCTGTGACGGTGGATGCGCCGGACCATTTTCCGGAGTGGCTCAGTCAGCTCAACGGGGCCAGCGTACGAATTCGAGGATATATGCGGCCCGGATATGAGACAGAGGATATCACTGAGTTTCTGTTTGTGCGGGACAACGGAGAATGTTGTTACGGCCCGTTACCGAAGATATACGACATGATTGCTGTGGTGCTTGAGGATGGCGCGTCGACCGATCTGATCGAAGGCACGCCCTTTGACGTTGAAGGAACGTTGCGCATTGAACCCCATGCCGATGAGGTTGACCTGTATGCGCTGTTCTTTATTGATGACGGCGTAATCACTGAATAA